From Thermococcus sp., the proteins below share one genomic window:
- a CDS encoding aldo/keto reductase yields MPRVSDLKRIGDDKVTSIGMGTWGIGGYESPDYSRDRESVEVLRYGLELGMNLIDTAEFYGAGHSEELVGKAIKGFDREEIFIISKVWPTNFGYEKARKAARASVKRLGTYIDLYLLHWPGESWKKIEETLHALEELVDKGLIRYIGISNFDLELLKRSQEAMRKYEIVANEVKYSLRDRWPETNGLLDYMKREKMALIAYTPLEKGTLAKNECLAEIGRKYERTAAQVALNYL; encoded by the coding sequence ATGCCACGGGTTTCTGACCTCAAGAGGATAGGCGATGACAAGGTTACTTCAATAGGAATGGGGACGTGGGGAATCGGTGGCTATGAGAGTCCCGACTACTCAAGGGATAGAGAAAGCGTTGAAGTCCTCCGTTACGGCCTTGAGCTTGGAATGAACCTCATCGATACTGCCGAATTCTACGGAGCGGGCCACAGCGAAGAGCTCGTTGGAAAAGCAATAAAGGGCTTTGACAGGGAGGAAATCTTCATCATCAGCAAGGTCTGGCCGACGAACTTCGGTTATGAAAAAGCCAGGAAAGCCGCGAGGGCCAGCGTAAAGAGACTCGGTACCTACATAGACCTCTACCTCCTCCACTGGCCGGGGGAAAGCTGGAAAAAGATAGAGGAGACCCTTCACGCTTTGGAAGAGCTCGTTGATAAGGGGCTTATCAGATACATTGGAATCAGCAACTTCGACCTTGAACTGCTCAAAAGAAGCCAGGAAGCCATGAGAAAGTACGAGATTGTGGCGAACGAGGTAAAATATTCGCTCCGCGATAGGTGGCCCGAAACGAATGGTCTGCTCGATTACATGAAAAGGGAAAAGATGGCGTTGATTGCCTACACTCCACTGGAGAAGGGAACGTTAGCTAAAAACGAATGCCTTGCCGAGATTGGGAGGAAATACGAAAGAACTGCCGCTCAGGTCGCTTTAAACTACCTCAT